In Deltaproteobacteria bacterium, the genomic stretch CTCGTTTCTATATAATATTGATATTGCATAAACGTAAAAAATTCGCTAGGGTGCGACAGATTTTGCTCCGGGATGCGTGGGTGAGGGGGTCGAATGACCCGGTGGCGATGGTCGGTCTCTCACCAGTTCAATTCGGAACATTCCGGCACTAGAGGGCTCGGCGACAGCCGCGGCGGGGGCGCCTTCACTGATTAGGCTCATCCCGCTTGCCGCTCCGCGAACGAACGCAACTCCGACAAACGGCTTGCGTTCGTCGACCTCGTTCCCCCGGACAGCAGGACACAATCAGACCCCCCGCGCTCGGCTTCGAAGCGGCGTGCCGCTCAAGGGAGCGACCGAGGGCTTTGTAACGAAACGCGACAGTCAGCGATCGGGCGCCGGATGAGCCGGCACGAGAAGCGGAAGTGGAGAACAGAATGTACGGAATCCGCATGCAAGACACCCGTGGAATCAAGGCCGCCGGGGACGTTCGCGGCGCCTCCTTGGCCGGGCACCCGCTATCGGACACCGGTCCGCTCGACGCCAGGGGCAAGGAGTCGGCTCGGGGAAGCCGCAATGGCTGCCCCCGCACGGGGACGGCGCCTGCCCACCCGGCGGAAGCGGACCGGCGGCGGCGCAAGCGGTGTCGCCCGCGGATGGGGACAAGCGCGGTTGCGCGGCTTGGCCACATCGCTTCGGCGTTCCTGTTCCCCTTCTTCCTCGGTGCCGCGGCGCTCCCCGCACAAGCCCAGAACGCGGCGCCAACGGCCTCGGACCGCACGGTGACGACGGATGAGGACACGTCGCACACATTCACTGTAAATAACTTCAACTTCGCGGACTCGGACAGCGGCGACAGGCTGGAGAGCGTGAAGATCGTGACACTGCCAACCGCCGGTTCGCTCGCGCTCTCGGGGACCTCGGTGACCGCGGACGACGTCGCGATGAGGGCCCAGATCGAGAACGGCAACCTCCAGTTCACCCCGGCCGCGAACGCCAACGGCGCGAACTACGCGAGCTTCACGTTCAAGGTCAACGACGGCACGGCGGAGAGCGCCGACGCGTATACCATGACCATTGATGTTACCCCGATCAACGATCCGCCAACGGGCGGGCCGACGATTATCGGTGAGCCGCGCGTTTCTGTAGTGCTGACAGTGGACACGAGCACCATTATGGATGCCGACGGCCTGCCAACCGGCGAAGATGCTTTCGAAATCAATTGGTTCTTCTCGGGAGACGACACCCCCGAGGGATTCGGCGAGACCCTAATGGTGTACCCGTCGGAAGGGGTCGGCAGGACGCTCAGGGTGGAAGTGGAGTACACGGACTTAGGGGAGGAGAAGGAACGAGCGGTTCTCGATGGTTGGCCGGCAGGCGGCCTCAAGTTCAGACCCGTGGTGTCGAACCCGATCCTGGACCAGGACACGACGGCAGGTACGGCGTTCAAGGCGACGGCAGGTACGGCGTTCAGCTTCACGTTTGCTGAAGACACGTTCAACGATTTTACCGACGCAGAGACCCAGGCTTTGGTCTATACAGCCCAGCAGACCGACGACACAAGTCTTCCCACGTGGCTGCGCTTCGACCCCGCAACGCGCACCTTTGAGGGGACGCCGCAGGAGGGTGACGTCGACACGGTGATGGTGAAGGTGACCGCCACCGACGCCGATGGCTACAGCCGCGACGACGTCTTCGACATCACCGTCATGGCGGCGTCGAGCGGGCCCACGGCGCCGACCTACACGCCGCCGGGAACGCTCACGGTGGGCGTGGCGATCACGGACATGACCCCCTCGGGGGGCA encodes the following:
- a CDS encoding putative Ig domain-containing protein, whose amino-acid sequence is MYGIRMQDTRGIKAAGDVRGASLAGHPLSDTGPLDARGKESARGSRNGCPRTGTAPAHPAEADRRRRKRCRPRMGTSAVARLGHIASAFLFPFFLGAAALPAQAQNAAPTASDRTVTTDEDTSHTFTVNNFNFADSDSGDRLESVKIVTLPTAGSLALSGTSVTADDVAMRAQIENGNLQFTPAANANGANYASFTFKVNDGTAESADAYTMTIDVTPINDPPTGGPTIIGEPRVSVVLTVDTSTIMDADGLPTGEDAFEINWFFSGDDTPEGFGETLMVYPSEGVGRTLRVEVEYTDLGEEKERAVLDGWPAGGLKFRPVVSNPILDQDTTAGTAFKATAGTAFSFTFAEDTFNDFTDAETQALVYTAQQTDDTSLPTWLRFDPATRTFEGTPQEGDVDTVMVKVTATDADGYSRDDVFDITVMAASSGPTAPTYTPPGTLTVGVAITDMTPSGGSADITGYSATGLPPGLSIHATTGAISGTPSTAASATASATVTVNDTDSNTDTVEITFPAVAKGDQTLSGFSYAPSPLTFGDANPTRTGPTGAQTTLSYTASPAGVCTVDAN